In a genomic window of Helicobacter sp. 11S03491-1:
- the argS gene encoding arginine--tRNA ligase yields the protein MYHQIKKILEDILEVSIVLERPKNKDYGHYATPIAFSLAKIYKKNPMIIAQEIAQKLSVIPEFKVDVLHGYINITLCEDFFEQLGNAAISQGLDFGKLPKKNENKILLEYVSANPTGPLHIGHARGAVFGDSLCRIGRFLGYEIDTEYYINDAGSQIQMLGLSIYLAGREHLVKKEVIYPKEYYKGEYVLDLALLARDKYGDKVFENEDSVPILSEFGKDLMLDEIKSNLAEVGITFDYFVSEKSLYDHWAEILQKLQAHDGVYQKDGKIWLRSGNQGDEKDRVIVRENKEPTYLAGDIIYHHDKYQRNYAKYINIWGADHHGYIHRVKAAIHFLGFDEGKLEVLLSQMVSLLKGGQPYKMSKRAGNFILMKDVVADIGSDALRFIFLSKKSDTHLEFDVEDLKKQDASNPIFYIHYANARIHTLLEKSHFKDEMILSASLKNIPKEAKDLLFYALSFPRVVEVAFDERGLQKICEYLKGLAGEFHSYYNAHKIIDTPLESSILKICKIISLSITIGLDLLGIQAKTKM from the coding sequence ATGTATCATCAGATTAAAAAAATCTTAGAAGATATTCTTGAAGTCAGTATTGTTTTAGAACGTCCAAAAAATAAGGATTATGGGCATTATGCCACGCCTATTGCCTTTTCATTAGCAAAAATCTATAAAAAAAATCCCATGATCATTGCCCAAGAAATCGCTCAAAAGCTCTCTGTAATCCCGGAATTCAAGGTCGATGTGCTTCATGGTTATATCAATATCACTCTTTGTGAGGATTTTTTTGAACAGCTTGGGAATGCGGCTATCTCGCAAGGATTAGATTTTGGCAAACTCCCTAAAAAAAATGAAAATAAAATTCTTTTAGAATATGTGAGTGCTAATCCTACAGGACCTCTTCATATAGGGCATGCAAGGGGTGCTGTGTTTGGCGATAGTTTGTGCAGGATCGGACGATTTTTGGGTTATGAAATAGACACAGAATATTATATTAACGATGCAGGATCGCAGATTCAGATGCTTGGTCTATCTATTTATCTTGCAGGTAGGGAGCACTTGGTAAAAAAAGAGGTTATCTATCCTAAAGAATATTATAAGGGTGAATATGTCCTTGATTTGGCTTTATTAGCTAGAGATAAATATGGTGATAAAGTCTTTGAAAATGAGGATTCTGTCCCGATTTTGAGTGAATTTGGCAAAGATTTGATGTTAGATGAAATCAAGTCTAATCTTGCAGAGGTAGGGATTACTTTTGACTATTTTGTGAGTGAAAAGTCTCTTTATGATCACTGGGCAGAGATTCTCCAAAAGCTACAAGCCCATGATGGGGTTTATCAAAAAGATGGCAAAATTTGGTTGCGATCCGGCAATCAAGGAGATGAAAAAGATCGCGTGATTGTTAGGGAAAACAAAGAACCTACTTATCTGGCTGGGGATATTATCTATCATCATGATAAATACCAACGCAATTATGCCAAATATATTAATATTTGGGGGGCAGATCATCATGGGTATATCCATAGAGTAAAAGCAGCCATCCATTTTTTGGGATTTGATGAGGGAAAATTAGAAGTTTTGCTTTCTCAAATGGTCAGCTTACTCAAGGGTGGGCAACCTTACAAAATGAGTAAGCGCGCAGGAAATTTTATCTTAATGAAAGATGTAGTCGCAGATATTGGAAGCGATGCATTGCGATTTATCTTTTTATCCAAAAAATCAGATACTCATTTAGAATTTGATGTAGAAGATCTCAAAAAACAAGATGCTTCCAATCCAATTTTTTATATTCATTATGCAAACGCACGTATCCACACATTGCTTGAAAAATCTCATTTTAAAGATGAGATGATATTGAGTGCTTCTTTAAAAAATATTCCAAAAGAAGCTAAAGATTTATTGTTTTATGCTTTGAGTTTTCCTAGGGTTGTTGAAGTGGCATTTGATGAAAGGGGGTTGCAAAAAATTTGTGAATACCTCAAAGGATTAGCCGGAGAATTCCATAGTTATTACAATGCCCATAAAATTATTGATACACCCCTAGAATCTTCTATACTCAAAATCTGCAAAATCATTAGTCTTTCGATCACAATTGGTTTGGATTTGTTGGGAATTCAAGCAAAAACAAAAATGTAG
- the tatA gene encoding twin-arginine translocase TatA/TatE family subunit translates to MGGFGSVWHWVIVLLVVVLLFGAKKIPELAKGLGSGIKNFKKAVKEDEEDEEIIQKIEEKPKIAKTTAKRTSTKTTQASTDSSTPKKRGRKPKSQTTA, encoded by the coding sequence ATGGGTGGTTTTGGCAGTGTGTGGCATTGGGTAATTGTTTTGTTGGTGGTTGTTTTGCTTTTTGGAGCTAAAAAAATTCCAGAGCTTGCCAAAGGCTTGGGCAGCGGGATAAAAAATTTTAAAAAAGCTGTGAAAGAAGATGAAGAAGATGAAGAAATTATTCAAAAAATAGAAGAAAAACCAAAAATTGCAAAGACTACAGCAAAAAGGACATCTACCAAAACAACGCAAGCATCAACAGATAGCTCTACACCTAAAAAAAGAGGTAGAAAGCCAAAATCTCAAACAACTGCTTAG